A stretch of the Archangium violaceum genome encodes the following:
- a CDS encoding GNAT family N-acetyltransferase: MHLVEATDEQKAQRDALTYSEWGKRLTLEGYLSREQRLRAHPWAHSDMRTWLLCDADGGVLASCETFRTPSFLRATTGALAPGDSFAIASVFTEERLRGRGYATRLMELLAAELERQPRAHAALLFSDVGPRLYARTGYQELPAWDWHLSPTPGEPGEHVHLLPPGDDISRALDRLRRPDSPFFFWPTPAQIDWHLERGRIYVEHLDCALPATLGATAGASTILWGLVGRDAELTVLMLDARSQDEAHELLGAARREAHRSGLSRVVLWEEPTHAPFLPNVEGATRVARDGSLPMVRPLRPDLPLAPLLPVPRGLWV; the protein is encoded by the coding sequence ATGCACCTCGTTGAAGCCACCGACGAACAGAAGGCCCAGCGCGACGCGCTCACGTACTCGGAGTGGGGCAAGCGCCTCACCCTCGAGGGCTATCTCTCCCGGGAGCAACGCCTGCGCGCCCACCCCTGGGCCCACTCGGACATGCGCACCTGGCTGCTGTGCGACGCGGACGGTGGCGTGCTCGCCTCCTGTGAGACGTTCCGCACCCCCAGCTTCCTGCGCGCGACCACGGGCGCCCTCGCCCCGGGCGACAGCTTCGCCATCGCCAGCGTCTTCACCGAGGAGCGCCTGCGCGGCCGTGGGTACGCCACCCGGCTGATGGAGCTGCTCGCCGCCGAGCTCGAACGCCAACCCCGTGCCCACGCCGCGCTCCTCTTCTCCGACGTGGGCCCCCGTCTCTACGCGCGCACGGGCTACCAGGAGCTGCCCGCCTGGGACTGGCACCTGTCCCCCACTCCCGGCGAGCCCGGCGAGCACGTGCACCTGCTCCCGCCCGGGGACGACATCAGCCGGGCCCTCGACCGCCTGCGCCGCCCCGACAGCCCCTTCTTCTTCTGGCCCACGCCGGCCCAGATCGACTGGCACCTCGAGCGCGGGCGCATCTATGTCGAGCACCTCGACTGCGCCCTCCCCGCCACCCTTGGCGCCACCGCGGGAGCGTCCACCATCCTCTGGGGACTCGTGGGCCGCGATGCCGAGCTGACGGTGCTGATGCTCGACGCCCGCTCCCAGGACGAGGCCCACGAGCTGCTCGGCGCGGCCCGGCGCGAGGCACACCGCTCGGGCCTCTCCCGCGTGGTGCTCTGGGAGGAGCCCACCCATGCCCCGTTCCTTCCCAACGTGGAGGGCGCGACCCGCGTGGCCCGTGACGGCTCCCTCCCCATGGTGCGCCCCCTCCGCCCGGACCTGCCCCTCGCTCCCCTGCTCCCCGTCCCACGTGGGCTCTGGGTTTGA
- a CDS encoding cbb3-type cytochrome c oxidase subunit I codes for MSPSSSIAAEPGAVPAPDEHHEHHPSYLTDGTTVKSWLLTLDHKRIGVMYLIWVLLFFLIGGIYALIVRLELLTPGPTIIDAMTYNRAFTMHGVVMIFLFMIPAIPGAFGNFMLPLMLGAKDVAFPKLNLTSLYLLLGGAAIAIWGMINGGMDTGWTFYTPYSTHTTTTVAPILFGAFIIGFSSIATGLNFIVTTHTMRAPGITWFKLPLFVWAMYATACIQVLATPVLGLVLLLVVGEHLFHFGIFDPALGGDPVLFQHLFWFYSHPAVYIMVLPAFGVMSEVVAAFSRKNIFGYRAVAFSSLGIAFVGFFAWGHHMFVSGQSTFNAGVFAVLTMLVGVFTAIKVFNWVGTVYKGAVDFKTPFAYFCGFLYFTVFGGMTGVAFATASLDVPWHDTYFVVAHFHFIMVGATIMAFMAALHYWFPKMFGKMYHEGWGLVSAALIILGFNATFIPQFLLGNAGMPRRYYEYPERYQTLNVASTAGASLLAFGFLISAIYLTYALVYGRRAASNPWRSRGYEWLTESPPPTHNFVGPQPTYSEEPHFYVDPKKAEVPDAV; via the coding sequence ATGAGCCCATCCAGTAGCATCGCAGCCGAGCCGGGCGCCGTGCCCGCGCCGGATGAGCATCACGAGCACCACCCGAGCTACCTCACCGATGGCACCACGGTTAAGTCGTGGCTGCTGACGCTGGATCACAAGCGCATCGGCGTGATGTACCTCATCTGGGTCCTGCTCTTCTTCCTCATTGGCGGCATCTACGCGCTGATCGTCCGCCTGGAGCTGCTGACTCCGGGGCCGACCATCATCGACGCGATGACGTACAACCGCGCCTTCACCATGCACGGCGTGGTGATGATCTTCCTGTTCATGATCCCGGCCATCCCGGGCGCCTTCGGCAACTTCATGCTGCCGCTGATGCTGGGTGCCAAGGACGTGGCCTTCCCCAAGCTGAACCTGACCTCGCTCTACCTGCTGCTGGGCGGCGCGGCCATCGCCATCTGGGGGATGATCAACGGCGGAATGGACACGGGCTGGACGTTCTACACCCCGTACAGCACGCACACGACGACGACGGTGGCGCCCATCCTCTTCGGCGCGTTCATCATCGGCTTCAGCTCCATCGCCACGGGTCTGAACTTCATCGTCACCACGCACACCATGCGGGCGCCGGGCATCACCTGGTTCAAGCTGCCGCTGTTCGTGTGGGCCATGTACGCCACGGCGTGCATCCAGGTGCTGGCCACGCCGGTGCTGGGCCTGGTGCTGCTGCTGGTGGTGGGTGAGCACCTGTTCCACTTCGGCATCTTCGACCCGGCCCTTGGCGGGGACCCGGTGCTCTTCCAGCACCTGTTCTGGTTCTACTCGCACCCGGCCGTGTACATCATGGTGCTGCCGGCCTTCGGCGTGATGAGCGAGGTCGTGGCCGCCTTCAGCCGCAAGAACATCTTCGGCTACCGCGCGGTGGCGTTCTCGTCCCTGGGCATCGCCTTCGTGGGCTTCTTCGCCTGGGGCCACCACATGTTCGTGTCCGGCCAGTCCACGTTCAACGCGGGCGTGTTCGCGGTGCTGACGATGCTGGTGGGCGTGTTCACCGCCATCAAGGTGTTCAACTGGGTGGGCACCGTCTACAAGGGCGCGGTCGACTTCAAGACGCCGTTCGCCTACTTCTGCGGCTTCCTGTACTTCACCGTGTTCGGTGGCATGACGGGTGTGGCGTTCGCCACGGCGTCGCTGGACGTGCCCTGGCACGACACCTACTTCGTGGTGGCGCACTTCCACTTCATCATGGTGGGCGCGACCATCATGGCCTTCATGGCCGCCCTCCACTACTGGTTCCCGAAGATGTTCGGGAAGATGTACCACGAGGGGTGGGGCCTGGTGTCCGCGGCGCTCATCATCCTGGGCTTCAACGCGACGTTCATCCCGCAGTTCCTCCTGGGCAACGCGGGCATGCCGCGCCGTTACTATGAGTACCCGGAGCGCTACCAGACGCTGAACGTGGCCTCGACCGCGGGCGCGTCGCTGCTGGCCTTCGGCTTCCTCATCAGCGCCATCTACCTGACGTACGCGCTGGTGTACGGCCGCCGCGCCGCCTCCAACCCGTGGCGCAGCCGCGGCTACGAGTGGCTGACGGAGTCTCCGCCTCCGACCCACAACTTCGTGGGTCCGCAGCCTACCTACTCCGAGGAGCCCCACTTCTACGTGGATCCCAAGAAGGCCGAGGTGCCCGATGCAGTCTAG
- a CDS encoding YkgJ family cysteine cluster protein, protein MECTRCGACCVAPDIAALDKPLGLRCPHLTADNLCSVYDRRPRVCRDYQADAVCRLIEAPTLEERVRKYLDLFGLSDEAESVRQSGCSSMRKARPG, encoded by the coding sequence ATGGAATGCACCCGCTGCGGCGCCTGCTGCGTGGCGCCGGACATCGCCGCTCTCGACAAGCCCCTCGGCTTGCGCTGCCCCCACCTCACCGCCGACAACCTCTGCTCCGTGTACGACCGGCGCCCGCGGGTCTGCCGCGACTACCAGGCCGACGCCGTCTGCCGCCTCATCGAGGCCCCCACGCTCGAGGAGCGCGTGCGCAAGTACCTCGACCTCTTCGGACTGTCGGACGAGGCCGAGTCCGTCCGCCAGAGCGGCTGTTCCTCCATGCGCAAGGCCCGCCCCGGGTGA
- a CDS encoding cytochrome c oxidase subunit 3 family protein — MQSSSAVAGTAGAPPVPQVAAHFASLEVQNHAARLGMWLFLATEILLFAGLFVCYACYRFLFPDAFAAASRELNLLMGTINTLVLITSSFTAAMAVHYAKEAQNKKVVAMFVLTILMALGFLVIKYFEYAHKFHEGQLPGAYYRFEGIQLPGVSMYFTIYFLSTGLHAFHVIIGMAVLAWVTTKAMRNEFSYRNYTAVELGSMYWHLVDLVWIFLFPMLYLI, encoded by the coding sequence ATGCAGTCTAGCTCCGCCGTCGCCGGTACGGCCGGCGCTCCCCCGGTGCCGCAGGTGGCGGCGCACTTCGCTTCGCTCGAGGTGCAGAACCACGCGGCCCGGCTCGGAATGTGGCTGTTCCTGGCCACTGAAATCCTGCTCTTCGCGGGTCTGTTCGTCTGCTACGCGTGCTACCGCTTCCTCTTCCCGGATGCGTTCGCCGCGGCCAGCCGCGAGCTGAACCTGCTCATGGGCACCATCAACACCCTGGTGCTCATCACCTCGTCGTTCACCGCCGCCATGGCGGTGCACTACGCCAAGGAGGCGCAGAACAAGAAGGTGGTGGCGATGTTCGTGCTCACCATCCTCATGGCGCTCGGCTTCCTCGTCATCAAGTACTTCGAGTACGCCCACAAGTTCCACGAGGGGCAGCTGCCCGGAGCGTACTACCGCTTCGAGGGCATCCAGCTGCCGGGCGTGTCGATGTACTTCACCATCTACTTCCTCTCGACGGGCCTGCACGCCTTCCACGTCATCATTGGTATGGCCGTGCTGGCGTGGGTGACCACCAAGGCGATGAGGAACGAGTTCAGCTATCGCAACTACACCGCCGTCGAGCTGGGCAGCATGTACTGGCACCTCGTCGACCTGGTGTGGATCTTCCTCTTCCCCATGCTGTACCTCATCTAA
- a CDS encoding cytochrome C oxidase subunit IV family protein, giving the protein MSAMANESLKEDHEMRGEHHSGPGKYVLIWFALLVLTVVTVLTGRMHLPDWGLALALVIASVKGGLVALYFMHLAEHKGANRLVFATSMLFVVLLLLFTLFDFGTRFRPALPSNATPPTWPVEVGQGRYGGMLKSPDTTP; this is encoded by the coding sequence ATGTCCGCGATGGCCAATGAGTCGCTGAAGGAAGATCACGAGATGCGTGGGGAGCACCACTCCGGACCGGGCAAGTACGTCCTGATCTGGTTCGCACTGCTGGTGCTCACCGTCGTCACGGTGCTCACCGGTCGCATGCACCTGCCGGACTGGGGTCTGGCGCTCGCCCTGGTGATCGCCAGCGTGAAGGGTGGACTGGTGGCGCTGTATTTCATGCACCTCGCCGAGCACAAGGGCGCCAACCGCCTGGTGTTCGCCACCTCCATGCTGTTCGTGGTGCTGCTGCTGCTCTTCACCCTGTTCGATTTCGGCACGCGATTCCGTCCTGCCCTGCCCTCCAATGCCACGCCGCCGACCTGGCCCGTGGAGGTCGGTCAGGGGCGTTACGGCGGAATGCTGAAGTCGCCCGACACCACACCGTAG